A single Micromonospora sp. CCTCC AA 2012012 DNA region contains:
- a CDS encoding DUF6758 family protein: MSCPRCAGPVREPDLMHTESRCLRCGPVSPLHVPEHIGGDIVASVVDRVAAAAEPPDRPGIPLWCPWPLPPGWTLTGVAWAGDERTGVRATAVACAGPAPLDGGPADLLFVAEEPGVGLGSRFAGLPGPDPGPEVEEALADPGPGHAERVPHAKIRVGGHPTPLWLVNSPTDRSAYAGEARGMWLHAIAWPASAGHLLAEDVVLHDLTEWTPPELVYGAPSPYLQGQA, from the coding sequence TCCCGCTGCCTGCGCTGCGGTCCGGTGTCCCCGTTGCACGTGCCCGAGCACATCGGCGGCGACATCGTGGCGAGCGTGGTGGACCGGGTCGCCGCCGCCGCCGAGCCCCCCGACCGCCCCGGCATCCCCCTCTGGTGCCCCTGGCCGCTGCCGCCGGGCTGGACCCTGACCGGGGTGGCCTGGGCCGGCGACGAGCGGACCGGCGTACGCGCCACCGCGGTCGCCTGCGCCGGTCCCGCCCCGCTCGACGGTGGACCGGCGGATCTGCTGTTCGTCGCCGAGGAGCCGGGCGTCGGTCTCGGTTCCCGCTTCGCGGGACTGCCCGGACCCGACCCCGGGCCCGAGGTCGAGGAGGCGCTGGCGGATCCCGGCCCTGGTCACGCCGAGCGCGTACCGCACGCCAAGATCCGTGTGGGTGGTCATCCGACTCCACTGTGGCTGGTGAATTCTCCGACAGATCGAAGCGCGTACGCCGGCGAGGCTCGGGGAATGTGGCTCCATGCGATAGCCTGGCCGGCGAGTGCGGGTCACCTCCTCGCGGAAGACGTCGTCTTGCACGACCTCACCGAGTGGACTCCGCCCGAACTCGTGTACGGCGCACCGTCCCCGTATCTGCAGGGCCAGGCCTGA